A window of Bradyrhizobium sp. AZCC 1610 contains these coding sequences:
- a CDS encoding peptidylprolyl isomerase, protein MTTSFPETKTGLRFGLASLAATACLAAVLAASLPVRAQDNPVLAKVNGAEIRQSDVALAEEELGPSLAQMDPAAKKDNVLAFLIDLKIVAKAAEDKKVENSEDFKRRLAFTRSRLLMDNLLATEGKAATTDEAMKKVYEEASKQITGEMEVHARHILVETEDEAKAIAEELKKGGDFAELAKKKSKDPGASDGGDLGFFTKEQMVPEFSAVAFTLEPGKISDPVKSQFGWHIIKLEEKRARKAPEFEQVKAQIETYVTRKAQAEYVAKLREAAKVERMDKPAEAAKPDAAKPSDSKMAPPKK, encoded by the coding sequence ATGACCACCTCGTTCCCGGAAACGAAAACCGGCCTGCGCTTCGGCCTCGCCTCCCTGGCCGCGACGGCCTGTCTGGCTGCGGTTCTGGCCGCCAGCCTGCCGGTTCGTGCCCAGGACAACCCCGTTCTCGCCAAGGTTAACGGTGCGGAGATCCGCCAGAGCGATGTGGCGCTCGCGGAAGAGGAACTCGGCCCGAGCCTCGCGCAAATGGACCCGGCGGCCAAGAAGGACAATGTTCTGGCCTTCCTGATCGACCTGAAAATCGTCGCCAAGGCCGCCGAGGACAAGAAGGTCGAGAATTCGGAAGACTTCAAGAGGCGCCTGGCCTTCACCCGCAGCCGTCTTCTGATGGACAACCTGCTCGCCACCGAGGGCAAGGCTGCGACCACCGACGAGGCCATGAAGAAGGTCTATGAGGAGGCCTCCAAGCAGATCACCGGCGAAATGGAGGTTCACGCCCGGCACATCCTGGTCGAGACCGAGGACGAGGCCAAGGCGATCGCGGAAGAGCTGAAGAAGGGCGGCGACTTCGCCGAGCTGGCGAAGAAGAAGTCCAAGGACCCCGGCGCCTCCGATGGCGGCGATCTCGGCTTCTTCACCAAGGAACAGATGGTGCCGGAATTCTCCGCCGTCGCGTTCACGCTCGAGCCCGGCAAGATCTCCGACCCCGTGAAGTCGCAATTCGGCTGGCACATCATCAAGCTCGAGGAAAAGCGCGCCCGCAAGGCGCCCGAGTTCGAGCAGGTCAAGGCGCAGATCGAGACCTACGTGACGCGCAAGGCGCAGGCCGAATACGTCGCCAAGCTGCGTGAAGCCGCCAAGGTCGAACGCATGGACAAGCCGGCGGAAGCCGCCAAGCCGGACGCCGCCAAGCCCTCGGATTCCAAGATGGCGCCGCCGAAAAAGTAA
- the argJ gene encoding bifunctional glutamate N-acetyltransferase/amino-acid acetyltransferase ArgJ encodes MSTTISPLAPTDVPEMPAIAGVKLATAAAGIRYKGRTDVLLAVMDKGTTVAGVFTKSKCPSAPVEWCRAKLGRDGSSKAGFARALVVNSGNANAFTGKTGKQSTALTAQTAAKAVGCSANEVFLASTGVIGEPLDATKFDGVLATLAEAAAPDGWMSAASAIMTTDTFPKVATATAKLGNTKVTINGMAKGAGMIAPDMATMLSFVFTDAPLSSTVLQALLKSGVEDTFNAVTIDSDTSTSDTLLAFATGTAAASGAPKISRASDPRLKAFAKAFRDVLANLAEQVARDGEGARKLVEVIVEGATTKASARRIAMSIANSPLVKTAIAGEDANWGRVVMAVGKAGEPANRDKLSISFNGIRVARSGARDPSYNEAEVSEVMKNPKIQIKVALGLGKGRDRVLTCDLTKEYVAINGDYRS; translated from the coding sequence ATGTCCACCACCATCTCCCCCCTCGCCCCGACCGATGTCCCCGAGATGCCGGCGATTGCGGGCGTGAAGCTTGCCACCGCCGCCGCCGGCATCCGCTACAAGGGGCGTACCGACGTGCTGCTCGCCGTCATGGACAAGGGCACCACGGTCGCGGGCGTCTTCACCAAATCGAAATGCCCGTCCGCTCCCGTTGAATGGTGCCGCGCCAAGCTCGGCCGGGATGGATCTTCCAAGGCAGGATTTGCCCGCGCGCTGGTGGTGAACTCCGGCAACGCCAACGCATTCACCGGCAAGACCGGCAAGCAGTCGACGGCGCTGACCGCGCAAACCGCAGCGAAAGCAGTAGGCTGCAGCGCCAACGAGGTGTTCCTTGCCTCGACCGGCGTTATCGGCGAGCCGCTGGACGCCACCAAGTTCGACGGCGTCCTGGCGACGCTGGCGGAAGCCGCCGCGCCGGATGGCTGGATGAGCGCGGCAAGCGCGATCATGACTACCGACACCTTCCCGAAAGTCGCAACCGCCACGGCAAAGCTCGGCAACACCAAGGTGACCATCAACGGCATGGCCAAGGGCGCGGGCATGATCGCGCCCGATATGGCGACCATGCTGTCGTTCGTGTTCACCGATGCACCGCTGTCGTCCACCGTGCTGCAGGCGCTGCTCAAGAGCGGCGTCGAGGACACCTTCAACGCCGTCACGATCGACAGCGACACCTCGACATCGGATACGCTACTGGCGTTCGCCACCGGCACGGCCGCAGCCAGCGGCGCACCGAAGATCAGCCGCGCCAGCGACCCGCGGCTGAAGGCGTTTGCCAAGGCGTTCCGCGACGTGCTGGCCAACCTTGCCGAACAGGTGGCCCGCGATGGCGAAGGCGCGCGCAAGCTGGTCGAGGTGATCGTCGAAGGCGCGACCACCAAGGCCTCGGCGCGCCGAATCGCGATGTCGATCGCGAATTCGCCGCTGGTCAAGACGGCGATCGCCGGCGAGGACGCCAATTGGGGCCGCGTGGTGATGGCCGTCGGCAAGGCCGGCGAGCCCGCCAACCGCGACAAGCTTTCGATCTCGTTCAACGGCATTCGGGTCGCCAGGAGCGGTGCGCGCGATCCGTCCTACAACGAGGCCGAGGTTTCCGAGGTGATGAAAAATCCGAAGATCCAGATCAAGGTCGCGCTTGGCCTCGGCAAGGGCCGCGACCGCGTGCTGACCTGCGACCTGACCAAGGAATATGTCGCGATCAATGGCGACTACCGGTCGTGA
- a CDS encoding (deoxy)nucleoside triphosphate pyrophosphohydrolase encodes MADIKLTLVVACALVDADKRVLIAQRPQGKALAGLWEFPGGKVEPGERPEQTLIRELHEEIGIDVSEPCLAPLTFASHAYDSFHLLMPLYICRRWEGTVMAREGQQLAWVRANKLRDYPMPPADIPLIPHLIDLLM; translated from the coding sequence ATGGCTGACATCAAGCTCACCCTCGTCGTCGCCTGCGCCCTCGTCGATGCCGACAAGCGTGTGCTGATCGCGCAACGTCCGCAGGGCAAGGCGCTCGCGGGTCTCTGGGAATTTCCCGGCGGCAAGGTCGAGCCCGGCGAACGGCCGGAGCAGACGTTGATCCGCGAATTGCATGAGGAGATCGGCATCGACGTCAGCGAGCCGTGCCTGGCGCCGCTGACTTTTGCCAGCCACGCCTATGACAGCTTTCATTTGCTGATGCCGCTCTATATCTGCCGGCGCTGGGAAGGCACGGTGATGGCGCGCGAAGGCCAGCAACTGGCCTGGGTCCGCGCCAACAAACTGCGCGATTACCCTATGCCGCCCGCAGACATTCCTCTGATCCCGCATCTGATTGATTTGTTGATGTGA
- a CDS encoding methyltransferase domain-containing protein, with the protein MVSSPTAAPILFDRALLRARIDRARRGGPVTFLLDRVREDMEERLQAVMRNFADVAEIWTPGELLRKPIADRFQSISRIDPDQSETLRLPPQSLDLAVSALAFQFVNDLPGVLAQIRRALKPDGLLLAAMIGGDTLTELRQSFAAAEAECEGGVSPRVAPFADLRDVGALLQRAGLALPVTDVDRVVVRYDSAFALMADIRRMGATNILIERRRTPTRRATMLRMVQIYGERFADPDGRIRATFDLVWLSGWAPHESQQKPLRPGSAKASLEAAVKKTAPK; encoded by the coding sequence ATGGTTTCGAGCCCGACCGCCGCACCCATCCTGTTCGACCGCGCACTCTTGCGTGCGCGCATCGATCGCGCGCGGCGTGGCGGGCCGGTGACGTTCCTGCTTGATCGCGTCAGGGAGGACATGGAGGAGCGGCTGCAGGCGGTGATGCGGAATTTTGCCGACGTGGCTGAAATCTGGACGCCGGGCGAATTGCTGCGAAAGCCCATCGCTGATCGCTTCCAGTCGATCTCGCGCATCGATCCCGATCAATCGGAAACGCTGCGCTTGCCGCCGCAATCGCTCGACCTCGCCGTCTCGGCGCTCGCCTTCCAGTTCGTCAACGATCTCCCCGGCGTGCTGGCGCAAATCCGCCGCGCGCTAAAACCCGACGGATTGTTGCTGGCAGCAATGATCGGCGGCGATACGCTGACCGAGCTCAGGCAATCCTTTGCCGCCGCGGAAGCCGAATGCGAGGGCGGGGTATCGCCGCGCGTCGCGCCGTTCGCGGATCTGCGCGATGTCGGCGCGCTGCTGCAACGCGCAGGCCTTGCGCTGCCGGTCACCGACGTCGATCGTGTCGTGGTGCGCTACGACAGTGCGTTCGCGCTGATGGCCGATATCAGGCGGATGGGTGCGACCAATATCCTGATCGAGCGGCGGCGGACGCCGACCCGTCGCGCCACCATGTTGCGGATGGTGCAGATTTACGGCGAACGTTTTGCCGATCCGGATGGCCGCATCCGCGCCACCTTCGATCTTGTCTGGCTGTCCGGCTGGGCGCCGCATGAGAGCCAGCAAAAGCCGTTGCGGCCGGGTTCGGCGAAAGCGAGCCTGGAGGCGGCGGTGAAGAAAACTGCTCCCAAATAG
- a CDS encoding ComF family protein, protein MDAEASPPRSISSHLRGALGACRDAFANLPRLALDIALPTLCVSCREPVDGEGVCAACWAKLSFIAQPFCPRLGIPFVYDPGPELLSMEAIASPPAYQRARAAVRYDDVARTLVHSLKYQDRTDLAPAMGRWMARAGQELLAEADVLVPVPLHWRRGWSRRYNQSGALARVISQQTGVKLATEALRRIRATEQQIGLSRPQRASNVQGAFKVAADRMADIQGRRVILIDDVLTSGATTDACARALLRAKAAQVDVLVFARVVDTHRAPI, encoded by the coding sequence ATGGACGCCGAGGCATCACCACCACGATCCATTTCCAGCCATCTTCGCGGCGCGCTCGGCGCCTGCCGCGACGCATTCGCGAATCTTCCGCGGCTCGCGCTCGACATCGCGCTGCCGACGCTGTGCGTTTCCTGCCGCGAACCGGTCGATGGCGAGGGCGTCTGCGCGGCGTGCTGGGCGAAACTGTCGTTCATCGCACAGCCGTTCTGTCCGCGGCTCGGCATTCCCTTTGTCTATGATCCCGGTCCGGAATTGCTGTCGATGGAGGCGATCGCCAGTCCGCCGGCCTACCAGCGCGCCCGCGCCGCGGTGCGCTATGACGACGTTGCCCGCACGCTGGTTCATTCGCTGAAATACCAGGACCGCACCGATCTGGCGCCGGCGATGGGCCGCTGGATGGCCCGCGCGGGTCAGGAATTGCTCGCAGAGGCCGACGTGCTGGTGCCGGTTCCCCTGCACTGGCGGCGCGGCTGGAGCCGCCGCTACAACCAGTCCGGCGCGCTGGCGCGGGTAATTTCGCAGCAAACCGGCGTCAAACTGGCCACTGAGGCGCTTCGCCGCATTCGCGCGACCGAGCAGCAGATCGGGCTGTCCCGGCCGCAGCGCGCCAGCAATGTGCAGGGCGCCTTCAAGGTCGCCGCCGATCGCATGGCAGATATCCAGGGCCGCCGCGTCATCCTGATCGACGACGTGCTGACGTCCGGCGCCACGACGGACGCCTGCGCCCGGGCGCTGCTGCGCGCCAAAGCCGCGCAGGTCGACGTGCTGGTATTCGCGCGGGTTGTGGACACCCACCGGGCTCCCATATAA
- the grxC gene encoding glutaredoxin 3: MTAIEIYTRPGCGYCTAAKSLLTRKNAAFTELNVATDPTYREQMYGRAGHGSTFPQIFIGTTHVGGCDELYALDRAGKLDGLLATEKASS, translated from the coding sequence ATGACTGCCATTGAAATCTATACCCGCCCGGGCTGCGGCTACTGCACCGCCGCCAAATCGCTGCTGACGCGCAAGAACGCCGCGTTTACCGAATTGAACGTGGCGACCGACCCGACCTATCGCGAGCAGATGTACGGTCGCGCAGGCCACGGTTCGACCTTTCCGCAGATCTTCATCGGCACAACCCATGTCGGCGGCTGCGACGAACTCTACGCGCTGGACCGCGCGGGCAAGCTCGATGGCTTGCTGGCGACAGAAAAGGCTTCCTCATGA
- a CDS encoding carbon-nitrogen hydrolase family protein → MSAGSIFTAAMVQMRTGLLPEPSLEQGIKLIREAAAQGADYVLTPEVSNMMQLNRKALFEHLAAEGDDLSLKAYRALAAELKIHLHIGSLALRYSPERAVNRSFLIGPDGNLLASYDKIHMFDIDLPGGESYRESANYQPGETAVISDLPWGRIGLTICYDVRFPALYRALAEAGASFLTVPSAFTRKTGEAHWHTLLRARAIETGCFVFAAAQCGMHENKRETFGHSLIIAPWGEILAEGGVDPGVFLAEIDPSKVETARTAVPSLQHGRRFGIADPKAGPEHLHLVRGSA, encoded by the coding sequence ATGAGCGCAGGCTCCATTTTTACCGCCGCCATGGTGCAAATGCGCACCGGGCTGTTACCCGAGCCGAGCCTCGAGCAGGGCATCAAGCTGATCCGCGAGGCCGCCGCGCAAGGCGCCGACTACGTGCTCACGCCTGAGGTGAGCAACATGATGCAGCTGAACCGCAAGGCGCTGTTCGAGCATCTCGCCGCCGAGGGCGACGATCTCTCGTTGAAAGCCTATCGAGCGCTGGCGGCGGAATTGAAGATTCATCTCCACATTGGCTCGCTGGCGCTGCGCTATTCGCCGGAGCGCGCCGTCAATCGCTCGTTCCTGATCGGGCCCGACGGCAATTTGCTCGCCAGCTACGACAAGATCCACATGTTCGATATCGATCTGCCCGGCGGCGAGAGCTATCGCGAATCCGCCAATTACCAGCCGGGCGAGACGGCCGTGATCTCGGATCTGCCGTGGGGCCGCATCGGGCTGACGATCTGTTACGACGTGCGCTTTCCGGCGCTCTATCGCGCGCTTGCCGAAGCCGGTGCGTCGTTCCTCACGGTGCCGTCCGCCTTCACCAGGAAGACCGGCGAGGCGCATTGGCACACGCTGCTCCGCGCCCGCGCCATCGAGACCGGCTGCTTCGTCTTCGCGGCGGCGCAATGCGGCATGCACGAGAACAAGCGCGAGACCTTCGGGCATTCGCTGATCATCGCCCCCTGGGGCGAGATTCTTGCCGAGGGCGGCGTCGACCCCGGCGTGTTCCTCGCCGAGATCGATCCCTCGAAGGTGGAGACCGCGCGCACGGCCGTGCCGTCGTTGCAGCACGGACGGCGCTTCGGGATCGCCGACCCCAAGGCCGGCCCGGAGCATCTGCATCTCGTCCGGGGTTCGGCATGA
- a CDS encoding DUF1178 family protein: MIRYNLRCEKGHAFESWFQSSAAYESQEKRRLVSCPACGSVKVERAIMAPQIVSKKGREAAAPASATPAEATAPSESTPLLMAQERELRAKLKELRDHIVKNADNVGERFPNEARKMHYGDIEHRPIYGEASPDEARALIDEGVEVSPLPVLPDDRN, encoded by the coding sequence ATGATCCGCTACAACCTTCGCTGCGAGAAGGGCCATGCCTTCGAAAGCTGGTTTCAAAGCTCCGCGGCTTATGAGAGCCAGGAGAAACGCAGGCTGGTGAGCTGCCCTGCCTGCGGCTCGGTCAAGGTCGAACGCGCCATCATGGCCCCGCAGATCGTGAGCAAGAAGGGCCGCGAGGCCGCCGCGCCTGCGTCGGCCACGCCTGCGGAAGCAACGGCGCCATCCGAATCGACGCCGCTCCTGATGGCGCAGGAACGCGAGCTGCGCGCCAAGCTGAAGGAATTGCGCGATCACATCGTCAAGAATGCCGACAATGTCGGCGAGCGCTTCCCCAACGAAGCGCGCAAGATGCATTACGGCGATATCGAGCATCGCCCGATCTACGGCGAGGCCTCGCCGGACGAGGCGCGCGCGCTGATCGACGAAGGCGTCGAGGTCTCCCCGCTGCCGGTGCTGCCGGACGACCGGAACTAA
- a CDS encoding DMT family transporter produces MLSVATLWIPFTIIAALGQVARNAMQRSLTGPLGTWGATNIRFLFGFPFSLVFFAVVVAVTGDPIPWPTAVFWPWLLLGALSQIVATGLMLLAMNDRSFVVTTAYLKTEAIQTAIFGFIFLGDHLTLLKVVAIVIATIGVVITALRPGGEKGFAELKPTIIGLVAAGCFALSAIGFRGAIITVPGVSFVTAASYTLVFGLFVQTLVLTIYLLVRAPDVLMKIVGLWRPSMLAGFMGAFASQFWFLAFALTAAANVRTLALIEVLFAQAVAYYSFKQPLSARELSGIVLIVAGVALLVAA; encoded by the coding sequence ATGCTCTCCGTCGCTACACTCTGGATTCCCTTCACCATCATCGCTGCGCTGGGCCAGGTCGCGCGCAATGCGATGCAGCGGTCGTTGACGGGGCCGCTCGGGACCTGGGGCGCGACCAATATCCGCTTTCTGTTCGGTTTTCCGTTCTCGCTGGTGTTCTTCGCCGTCGTGGTGGCGGTGACTGGCGACCCCATACCGTGGCCGACGGCGGTGTTCTGGCCGTGGCTGCTGCTGGGTGCGCTCAGTCAGATCGTCGCCACCGGTCTGATGCTGCTTGCGATGAACGACCGCTCCTTCGTCGTGACCACGGCGTATCTCAAGACCGAGGCGATCCAGACCGCGATCTTCGGCTTCATCTTTCTCGGCGATCATTTGACGCTGCTGAAAGTGGTCGCGATCGTGATCGCGACCATCGGCGTGGTCATCACGGCGCTGCGGCCGGGCGGCGAAAAGGGCTTTGCGGAGCTGAAGCCGACCATCATCGGCCTGGTCGCCGCCGGTTGCTTCGCGCTGTCGGCGATCGGCTTTCGCGGCGCCATCATCACGGTGCCCGGCGTCTCCTTCGTAACGGCGGCGTCCTACACACTGGTGTTCGGCCTGTTCGTGCAGACACTGGTGTTGACGATTTATCTGCTGGTCCGCGCGCCTGATGTGCTGATGAAGATTGTCGGACTGTGGCGGCCCTCGATGCTCGCGGGCTTCATGGGCGCGTTCGCCTCGCAATTCTGGTTTCTGGCGTTTGCGCTGACGGCGGCCGCGAACGTGCGCACGCTGGCGCTGATCGAAGTGCTGTTTGCGCAGGCAGTGGCGTATTATTCGTTCAAGCAGCCATTGTCGGCGCGCGAACTGTCCGGGATTGTGCTGATCGTGGCGGGCGTTGCGCTGCTGGTGGCGGCTTAG
- the ubiG gene encoding bifunctional 2-polyprenyl-6-hydroxyphenol methylase/3-demethylubiquinol 3-O-methyltransferase UbiG produces the protein MAMQQNSSAGLSATGSSVDPAEVAKFSKLSDEWWDPRGKMAPLHKINPLRLAYIRDAACRKFDRNARSLSCLSGLRILDIGCGAGLLCEPFTRLGAQVIGIDPSPTNIAAAKLHADKGHLSIDYRCTTVEAMDVRERFDIVLAMEVIEHVTDVGAFLARCAAMVKPGGMMVVSTLNRNWKSFALAIVGAEYVLRWLPRGTHQWDKFVTPDELAQHLAHNRLTITEQAGVVYNPLADRWSISSDMDVNYMVVAEGV, from the coding sequence ATGGCCATGCAGCAAAATTCATCCGCCGGCCTTTCCGCGACGGGCAGCAGCGTTGACCCCGCCGAAGTCGCCAAGTTTTCAAAGCTGTCCGACGAGTGGTGGGATCCCAGGGGCAAGATGGCCCCGCTGCACAAGATCAATCCGCTGCGGCTCGCCTATATCCGTGACGCCGCCTGCCGCAAGTTCGATCGCAATGCGAGGAGCCTGAGCTGCCTGTCGGGCCTGCGCATCCTCGATATCGGCTGTGGCGCCGGGCTGTTGTGCGAGCCGTTCACGAGGCTGGGCGCACAGGTGATCGGGATCGATCCGTCTCCCACCAACATCGCCGCCGCCAAGCTGCATGCCGACAAGGGGCATTTGTCGATCGACTACCGCTGCACCACCGTCGAGGCGATGGATGTGCGCGAGCGCTTCGACATCGTGTTGGCGATGGAGGTGATCGAGCATGTCACCGATGTCGGCGCGTTCCTTGCGCGCTGTGCGGCGATGGTCAAGCCCGGCGGCATGATGGTGGTCTCGACACTGAACCGCAACTGGAAGAGCTTTGCGCTCGCAATCGTCGGCGCGGAATATGTGCTGCGCTGGCTGCCGCGCGGTACCCATCAATGGGACAAGTTCGTCACGCCCGACGAACTCGCCCAGCATCTTGCCCACAACCGCCTCACCATCACCGAGCAGGCCGGCGTGGTCTATAACCCGCTCGCCGACCGATGGAGCATCTCGTCGGACATGGACGTGAACTACATGGTGGTGGCCGAGGGGGTTTAG
- a CDS encoding PH domain-containing protein encodes MGRYIDDILQPGETVLYSTNAHWMFYLPAIAAWTVAIVFLVLSRMVTADALMLLCVALAAVAGLAALYWSATAWFHRWTTETDVTNMRVVHKTGFIKRRTFEMSLDKVESVDVNQSILGRIMNYGDVTIQGVGEGTQTISTISRPLAFRTAITTRPAGT; translated from the coding sequence ATGGGCCGTTATATCGATGATATCCTGCAGCCCGGCGAGACGGTGCTGTATTCGACCAACGCGCACTGGATGTTCTATCTGCCGGCTATCGCAGCGTGGACTGTGGCGATCGTGTTTCTGGTGCTGTCGCGGATGGTCACCGCCGACGCGCTGATGTTGCTTTGCGTGGCGCTGGCGGCCGTCGCCGGACTTGCGGCATTGTATTGGAGCGCGACGGCCTGGTTCCATCGCTGGACCACCGAGACCGACGTCACCAATATGCGAGTCGTCCACAAGACGGGTTTCATAAAGCGGCGGACCTTCGAGATGAGCCTCGACAAGGTCGAGAGCGTCGACGTCAACCAGAGCATTCTCGGCCGCATCATGAACTATGGCGACGTCACCATTCAAGGCGTCGGCGAAGGCACGCAAACCATTTCCACCATTTCGCGCCCGCTGGCGTTTCGCACCGCCATCACCACCCGACCGGCCGGCACCTGA
- a CDS encoding aspartate kinase: protein MGRLVMKFGGTSVANIDRIRNVARHVKREVDAGHDVAVVVSAMAGKTNELVDWCRDASPLHDAREYDAVVASGEQVTSGLLAIVLQGMGIQARSWQGWQIAIKTSDAHASARILEIDGTEISARFKDRKEVAVIAGFQGINPQTNRITTLGRGGSDTSAVAIAAAIRADRCDIYTDVDGVYTTDPRVVPKARRLDKIAFEDMLELASQGAKVLQVRSVELGMVHNMPVFVRSSFDKPEDIDPHGTPPGTLICSEEEIMESHVVTGIAFSKDEAQISVRQIEDKPGVAAAIFGPLAEANINVDMIVQNVSEDGKTTDLTFTVPASDYNRARDTISSAKAKIGYARLDSATDVAKVSVIGSGMRSHAGVAAQAFTALAGRNINIRAITTSEIKFSVLIDAAYTELAVRTLHTLYGLDKA from the coding sequence ATGGGCCGCCTCGTGATGAAATTCGGCGGTACGTCCGTCGCCAATATCGACCGAATCCGCAACGTCGCGCGTCACGTCAAGCGCGAAGTGGACGCCGGACACGATGTCGCTGTCGTCGTGTCGGCCATGGCCGGCAAGACCAACGAGCTGGTGGACTGGTGTCGCGACGCCTCGCCGCTGCATGATGCGCGGGAATATGACGCCGTGGTGGCATCCGGCGAACAGGTGACCTCGGGCCTGCTCGCGATCGTGTTGCAGGGCATGGGCATCCAGGCCCGCTCCTGGCAGGGTTGGCAGATCGCGATCAAGACCTCCGATGCCCACGCCTCGGCGCGGATTCTGGAGATCGACGGCACCGAGATCAGCGCCCGCTTCAAGGATCGCAAGGAAGTCGCCGTCATTGCCGGCTTCCAGGGCATCAATCCGCAGACCAACCGAATCACCACGCTCGGGCGCGGCGGTTCGGACACCTCGGCGGTGGCAATTGCGGCCGCGATCCGCGCCGACCGCTGCGACATCTATACCGACGTCGACGGCGTCTACACCACCGACCCCCGCGTGGTTCCAAAGGCGCGGCGGCTCGACAAGATCGCCTTCGAGGACATGCTGGAACTGGCCTCTCAGGGCGCCAAGGTCCTGCAGGTACGTTCGGTGGAACTCGGCATGGTGCACAACATGCCCGTGTTCGTCCGTTCCAGTTTCGACAAGCCCGAGGATATCGACCCGCACGGCACACCGCCGGGCACGCTGATCTGCAGCGAGGAGGAAATCATGGAAAGCCACGTCGTCACCGGCATCGCCTTCTCCAAGGACGAAGCCCAGATTTCCGTGCGCCAAATCGAGGACAAGCCGGGCGTTGCCGCCGCGATTTTCGGGCCGCTGGCGGAAGCCAACATCAATGTCGACATGATCGTCCAGAACGTCTCCGAAGATGGCAAGACCACCGACCTCACCTTCACCGTTCCGGCCTCCGACTATAACCGCGCCCGCGACACCATCAGTTCGGCCAAGGCCAAGATCGGCTATGCCCGGCTCGACAGCGCCACCGACGTGGCCAAGGTTTCCGTGATCGGCAGCGGCATGCGCAGCCATGCCGGTGTCGCGGCGCAGGCGTTCACCGCGCTGGCCGGGCGCAATATCAACATCCGCGCCATTACCACCTCCGAGATCAAGTTTTCGGTGCTGATCGACGCCGCCTACACCGAACTTGCGGTGCGCACGCTGCACACGCTCTACGGGCTCGACAAAGCTTAG